TTCGTCCTTCCACAGAAAGCGCTCAATTGAGAAAGACACTGAACTAAATGAGTGGGCTTGGGAGGCGGAGAGCCGAACGCCATCAGCCGTGGCGAGACACCTGGGGAGCGCAAAGCGGGGGCGACGCGGGGCGACGCGCGGGCACACGCAGGGGGACGGGCGGCCGCGGAGGGCGGGAGGCCGGCGGCGGCGCGCCGGCTCCCCACGGCCGGGCGGGCAGAAGCCCCCAGTCCTCGGCCCCCGCGCAAGCGACGCCGGGAAATGCCCACATCCGGGAAACCTGCAGCGGAGTGCGGCGGCGGCGACACCGAGTGGAAGGCAaaatggcggcggcggcggcggcctggTGCTGAGGGGAGAGCCAGGTCCCCGCGACCTCCGCGACGGGCCGCGCTGGCCCGCGGCAGCCCCCCGGCGTCTCTGCCCGCCCTGCCCCACCGGGGACACTTGGGGTCCCTGGGACGGGCTCCGGCCGCCTCGACGCCCGCCCTCGGGCCCGTGCCGCTGTCCAGGAGCCCCGCTCTCTGCAGGTAGGTCCGGGGCTGGCGTAGCGGGTGGGGCTCACTCTCTCCTCCGGAGCCCGCGTTGGCGGGGCGGTGGCCGTCGGGGCCCACGCCCATCCCCGCTGGCGGGGGTCCAGGGGCCGCTGCGGACgggcgggccgggccgggccggccCGGTACGGGCCCGATTTGGCTGGTTGCATGGACCTGAGCggagccctgccctggggaagcGAGGGTTGGCCGcgcctggggctggaggaagagcCCCAGGCTTTGCGGCCTTGGAGGTTCAGGTTAGCCCGGGAAGATCCTGTCTCACTGGAGGCCTTGCGCGGACTGTTTTCGCTCACACCTCCCTCCACCCTTGTCTCCAACCCTCACCGGTCAGCGGTGTTCAGGAAGGAAGGGATAGCGAAAGGTGATTGTGAAGGAAATGTGCAGTGAAGGAGCCACAGTTCTTTCATTCCAGAAGGACCTGCTCCTGGATATATACCTTGAAGAAATTCTGAGAATTTCTATTTACAGTCCACTGTAAATAGGTTGCTGTTCATAGTTGGAAGGGataggagagatggagggagtaTGTCTGTAAATtcagaaaatgaaggaaaggaagttCAGGGGACATTGTTTATTGTAACTTCAAAAAGACTTTGTGTCACAAAGAATGACTCTCAGGTGAAGTGATTTAACCCCATTCTTTCCAGTTGGAAgctattttcttcttcagtttaaAGTTCTTTTCTAAGGGAACAAAAATTAATGTCTGTTGACCCATATGTTAATACGACTCAAAATATTACATCGTTATCTAGAAGTTAATTTATAAATCTAGTGAGAACTATAATCTCGCACACAGTATTGTATCACTCCAATTTTGGAAATGGACTTGAACCATGAAGAGTGTCAGGTCTTATGGATTGTTATTGAGGACTAAGAATTTTTTGTCAGATTTCCACCATATAGAAGAAAAAGTCGTATATTATAATTGTAATGAATGTGCTCTGCTAAGGTGTCTATGTTCGTTATTTAACTacgtttattttttcctttaattagtTGACACACGGGTAAAATGAGCTAGTTGATTCCCTAAGGCAGTGGAGGAATTTGATTTAACAGTGAAAGAAGTAGCATTGTGTTCCTCTGATTGGCTGTTACTGCAAGAAACTAGATCATGATACAGGCTAGAAAAGGCGCATTTTTTCCTATGCctgagtatttaataaatatggtGACAGtcttcaaaagcaaataaaaatatttctgctaGATATATTTGGCATGATATGGCACGATATGTGGATTTCTTTCTTTAggttgagtttttgtttttgtattactCTACATAGTGTAGCCTTAGAACAGTTCCAGCTCTGGTTATTTAGTTTTTGCCCTAGATGTGATATTTAGATTAGTGGTGGATTTTTGTAGACTATGAAAGTTATTTAGTCATTGAACAACATTTTTATCAAGTAGAAATGGCAGTCATTTTTCAAATGATGATAAAATATAATGATTGTTCTCACTTTTGATAGGTTAACTCTTAGAAAGTGAATTGGAGAAAATGTCATCAGAATGCAGAGATTCTTACATATTACCATATGGACAGCTAAGACTATACTGCTAAGACAGTACTGTTGCTTTTCTCATAACTGATTTAGTCAAAGCTTTAAGACACCATCTTTTTTACAAGCCTAGTTCAACCTAAGGTATCAATTTGAAATCTTCTTATGTAATGGGctctcttcttttcctaagtTGGGTAAGATATCAGCAATATTTGTTTGTACTTATTGACATTTGTACATCTGATGAAGGTCCAAACTTTCTAAGAAATGGAGGGTTTGTCTGTTCAGTCTAACCAAGTTATCCCTTCAAAGAATGTGAGTCATGATCCCTTAGGAAAACTCAAGATGTAGGTATGATAAAAAagagccttgggagttcctgttgtggcccagtggttaatgaatccgactaggaaccatgaggtttcgggtttgatccctggccttgttcagtgggttaaggatccgtgttgtcatgagctgtggtgtagattgcagacgcggctctgatcctgagttgctgtggctctggcgtaggtcagtggctacagctccaattggacccctagcttgggaacctccatatgctgcataagcagcccaagaaatggcaaaaagacaaaaaaaaaatgacatggaaaaaAGAGCCTTGGGCTGTTTCAGGATATGTGGAGTCCATTCCTAGCATGACCTCCAGCTGGCTGTATGATTTTAATGGGGCCACTTTACCTCTCTGGATCCATTTACTCTAGATCaattcaaattataatttaaaataaaatacacacacacacacacacacacacacacacatccaataTCCAAGATACCTCTGCTTTGTCAGTCTGTGCTTAGTGGGAAAAAATAAGACAAGTACAAGAATAGGGCAAAAACAAGTTTTATTTGCCTGTGTAAAGTGCATTTGAAGTTCAGAGGAGGATAGCAGCTGGCACTTCAATGAAAGCTTCATGAAGGAAGCATTTGAATGGCACCATAAATGCTGGGTATAATTTCTACAAGAAGGAATATGGCAGAGGGTCTCCTAAGAAGAGTAAGAACATGAAGGTAGAGAAGCACAAGGCACATTAGCAGAAAGCAAGTAATTTGGCTTGGTTAGAGTATATGTTATACAGGGAGAATCTGGGTAAGATAGTGGAAAAAGATATAATAagataataactaacatttatttagttAGGTGTGTATTCTAAACTTATTTAATGCTTTAAATTACCCTATTAAATAGGACCATTATTGTCCATATTTGAAGATGAAGAACTGAGGCACACCTTGCCTAGATCACAAAGCTAGTTATGGATAGAACTGGGATTTGTAccctactgttttttttttttttttttagtattactcgatgaatgtattacatttatagttgtacaatgatcatcacaactcaattttatagcatttccatcccaatgtACCCTACCTAGTGTTTGACCCAGGTCTCTGACTTTAACtagtaagtttttttgtttgttcgtttttgtctatttagggccacacccacggtatatagaagttcccaggctaggggtcaaatcagagctgtagctgctggcctacaccacagccacagcaatgccagatccatgcttTGTCTGCGAAAaagccacagcttatggcaatgccagatccttaacccactgagcaaggccagggatcgaaccccaatcctcatggatcctagtcgggttagttaaccactgagccacgacgggaattccactAGTAAGTTCTTTCATTGAGGGTTCTGGAGTAGGGATGTTATATGATGGGAATTACGTATTAGGAAGATAGATCTGGCACAAGTGTACCACCGGTTAAAGAGGTAAGCTGTTTTAGCGTTAAAgggttcttttaaaaatcctcttacTAATTTGTAAATATCGTATCAGCAAAGATTACTGAGATTTCTTAATGCCAGTGTCAACCATACCTTGTTGGAGGGATTGTAAATTAGTACGCCTTTCTGGAAGGCAATCTGACAATaaatatcagaattttaaatgtgtattctgtttgaCCCAGAAGTTCCACTTAGTTGAATTTATCTTAAGGGAAAAGCTCAGCAATGTGTGCATAAGAATTTTTATTGCTACATTTTGTATTACCTAATTtagataatataaaatgtttgtttgtttttacttacaaggaatatttatgtatatgtaagcTGTGTAGCATAATATGTACATCCATGAACTCACTATCCATCCTCAGAACTAGAATATTAACAATACAATTGAAGTTATCAGTGTTTAAAACATTACATATAAGAGCAAAAAATTGCAAATAAGTAAAAGGCCCATCAGTAGGGGATAGATCAGTTGGAGATACAGCTACATGATGTATTTCAATATATAGTTATTTAGAGGTGAGGTTGAATTGTCCTATGTCCTCAGTTCTAAGACACCATTAAGTCTAAAACAAGCAATCTATTTAGTAAGTTtttcagggaagaaaataaacataatttctaCTAACCTTCAGTAgcatacatttattcattcagtcatttgccattaatttttttttcagtcacaaTGAAATTTGAGCCTCAGCTTTATTCACATTCAGAATCTAGAATTCTTCTGAGTTACATTGCGATTTGGTTAGTTAACCAATAACATCATGGTGACATGCTGCTTTTCATAAGCCCAGCTAATTATCTTGAACCTCTTTATTGTTTgtgattaaatatataattttgagGCATATTGAAGAGTACTGGGttttgtcttcctttcctttttgcttaaactcttagttttgttttctcctgAGTTGAATGAGTAGTGCTGGAAATCAAACAGCCTCTTCTGGGTAACTCAAaaagttttgtcttgttttgttttaatacattttattgtagTTTAGTTGACTTATAAatttgtgttagtgtcaggtatacagcaaaataaatcatatatatatatatatctacttcAAAATGTTTTGACAGGCATTTCATGTCTGAGTACCTGTGCTTCATAAAAGACTCTTACTTTTGAAAATTCTACGATCTTGCCTAAATTTGGCAGTCGTTTATGCCTTTAATTGCATTGCCTATTAGATGACAATTTCTAAATACGTGATGCTGCTTCATAGCAGAATCTTTTTGAAGACATTCTGAGCATTAATCAAGGGTCTAGATTCAACTACATGTGGTGCTATCAGTGAAAATAAtgtaggagctcccatcatgatgccgcagaaatgaatccgactgggaaccatgaggtttctggtttgatccccgggcctctctcagttgggttaaggatctggcattcccatgagctgtgtgtaggttgcagacgcgactcagatcctgcatggctgtggccggcagccgtagttctgattagacccctaggctgggaacctccatgtgcctcaggtgcaaccctaaaaagcaaaatgccaCTACCACTACTAATGATAATGAAGTAATTGAAGTGACAAGGAAATTTCACCTTTTATTTATGATCAGGTTAGTTATGTGTATTGTCTGCCATTCCAGAACTTCTCTGCTTTGGAGCTGGCAAATTccttttaatattgattttaagATATGCTCAATTCCAGAAATGTTAGAATGTGGAAAACATATCTTAGAATCAAGTAAACACTAtattcctatatataaaataacccaacaaggacctactggacTGGAAActactcaatgttttgtaataatccaaaagggaaaagaatctgaaaaaaatatgtatctaatcattgtgctatacacctgaaactaacacgatattgtaagtcaactatacttcaattaaaaccaaaaaaaagaggagttccctttgtagctcagcagtaacaaatccgactggtatccatgaggacatgggtttgatccctggctcggatcagtgggttaaggatccagagttgctgtgagctgcagtgcaggtagcaggcacggctcagatctggtgttgctgtggccaacagctgcaggtctgattcgacccatagaccaggaatttccatatccagcaggtgtggtcctaaaaagaaagaaagaaaacactataCTTTCTGTTCTAGAAAGATTTTGATagtattatgtttttcttttgctcgCATATTGGGCCTTAAGGAACAGCAGGAACTAGATTCACAGGTCCTGTGGTCCGTATGTCCAGTAATCTCTCCATCAGGTCAGATTTAGCTCCTCTTGGTCCAGAGACCTGTGAAGTTATCTTCCCTGTCCTTCTCTCTATCTGCCTCTCCCTCACCACTGTACACAATGGTAGAAGAAGGACTGGAGGGTCGTCATGATAAGCACTGTTATTAGAAAAACGGAAGAGTGGGAACTAGTGGTTgccaatgaaataattttaaaatctccatGGGCAGATCTCCTAAAAGCAGCCAGCCCTGGAGGAAAGGGTGAGTCCTTGACTGGACCTTGTTTCAATTATCTGGCAGGAACTTCCTCATCTGTTGTTATCGGTGACTTTTTGCCATTGGTCTCCAAGAACCTCTTGAGACTTATTTTTCAGTTATCATCCTTGGCCACATATGAAGTGTGACTTTTGGGGGAATATCCCCACTTTGGAAGGTACAAATCTTTCTTGACTAAGTTACTGCTCAAGAAGTTGAGAGCCCAagggttttaatttttgaatagtTGAAGGCTTTTTAGTTTGACaagtggtttaaaacaaaaaaaaattttcaacaaaacagTTTTCTCATAGTTAGTAAGTCTCTGATGTGTTTAGTTCCAGTCAGTTTCATGTGTCAGTAACCATAACCAAAGTTCTCATCCAAAGATTTGAGAACTCCCATTTCTCTTCTCAATTGGTTGAGGGAAGGCCATACCTAATGTTgggtttttgtggtttttaattACTGAGGTACTTTAGTCAGCTAAGAGGTGTCAGTAGGCATCTCTGCTCGGTCTTCTAATCCTTTCTCTTCCTGTTGGGGTCTAGAAGCAAGTTGCTTTTCCAGTTCTGCAAGACTTTAAATTTCTGAACTCTTTATGTTTATGCTTGTGAATGAGCTGCTTCTTTCCTGACCTAATCATTTATAATGCTTTGCTAAATAGCCAGTAGCAGCCAACATACACTTCTAAGATTCTCTTTTCTAAACTATTTTCATAGAACTACAGGTTCCATGGGCTCTTTGTTACCTTGTAAGTTGTAACAGGCAAACCACTTTATCAAATATTTTGCCACTGTGAAATATGGTTCTCCATTTTTCTAGCCTCCAGTATCAGTTCCCTTGAAGCCATCAGCCTGAGCTAGTTTTGCTGTCACACCTACAACTGTAAAAGTTAGGGCCACAGTATATAAATGCTTGGtcaagatggaaaaggcattacATTTATAcagtaagatattttgagagagaaactatgttcacataacttttattatatGATGTTATAattgttctgttttattattgttaacCTTTTACTGTGCCTAATTAGTAAATTATCCTAGGTATGTATATATAGGGAAAAAACAGTACAGTTGGCTGTCGAACAACACAACGGTTGGGGTGCCAACCCTCTGTGCAGTGAAAATCACatataactttacagtcagccTTCCATATCCACAGTTCTCAGATTCAAACAACCTCAGATCATGTTGTACTGTAGTAcaaatttgttgaaaaaaaatccatgtatgtGCATCCCTATATATGCTGTTTAGAACCGTGTTGTTTAGGGGTCTGCTGTATACATAGGGTCAGGTACTGTCTGAGGTTTCAGGTATCCACTGGTTGGTCTTGGAAGACAGAGCATGCAGATCAGGGAGTGGCTCCTGGACCTGGTACTGCTTTATCAGTCAGTCACTttatagcttttgtttattttttcttttgtttagatTGTAAAGAACTTTAACATTCCTGGGGACTTCTACAAAGGATCTTTTTACAGTTTTGCTCAAGGAAAAGCTCTGAATCTATCAAGTAGCTCTTAAAGAAGTCCTTTGTGTGGGTTATATATATAGATGTTTTCATGAAGAGAAGTGAAAAGCCAGAAGGATATAGACAAATGAGGCCTAAGACCTTTCCTGCCAGTAACTACACTGGCAGCAGCCGGCAGATGCTGCAAGAAATTCGGGAATCCCTTAGGAATTTATCCAAACCATCTGATGCTGCTAAGGCTGAGCATACCATGGGTAAAATGTCAGCTGAAGATCCTCGACAAGTCAGAAATCCACCCAAATTTGGGACGCATCATAAAGCCTTGCTGGAAATTCGAAACTCTTTACAaccatttgcaaatgaaacaagtCGGAGTACTTCAGAGATTAATCCTCAGATGCTTCAGGATTTGCAAGCTGCTGGATTTGATGaggtaagaatttttaaaaacaaaagaaagtatttttctggagttcccgttgtggcgcagtggttaacgaatccgactaggaaccatgaggttgcgggttcggtccctgcccttgctcagtgggttaacgatccggcgttgccgtgagttgtggtgtaggttgcagacgcggcttggatcctgcgttgctgtggccctggcgtaggacagcagctgcagctccgattcaacccctagcctgggaacctccatatgccgtgggagcggcccaagaaatagcaacaacaacaacaacaaaagaccaaaaaaaaaaaaaaaaaaggatttttcttaCCTACATAATGCTTTAGAGATTTCGTGcctaaatgttttctttgagaGAATTTAACTGTGTATACAGATTTGTGTATTTTATCAGCAAAAAATGTTATAATTCCATTAATTATTAagacaaaataattattatttctgtaGTTTTCTCTGTGGTTCTGGGATTTAAAAGGTCACATCACGAAGTCAAGAGTGGAAGTGCAGGTGACGAAAGACACAGGTGAGGGTGAGGACATGTGTTTGTTTGCCACAGGAGCTCTGGTGAGCTGAGTGGCTCTTGTAGAAATGATAGCCCTAAGTATATGAAATTTAAGTTTCTACTACAGAGAAGAAAGTACAGACAGAGCTATCATTAAGCAGTTATGTTCACATCACTTTCAGACTCAAATCTTAAATTCACAAAAACTAGAAATTGTTGATCCATCTCCAAGAAtttcaaaaggcttttttttttttgatgaaatttcAGTTCATGTTAATTATGTTAAATCTTTAGTATTTACCTGCAGAACTCATTTTGAACATTTCCTAGTCTGTATATTGTTTaatcatattttgttttgttatttaaaacatttattttctatgattatgtacttagtgggttaaggagccagcattgcgtgaactgtggtgtagattgcagacgcggctcggatcccgagttgctgtggctgtggcgtaggccggtggctgcagctccgattggacccctagcctgggaacctccatatgccgcgggagcggccccagaaatcacaaaaaaataaataaataaaataaaagaatacggtttcctggagttcccatcgtggctcatcatgTTAAGAACTTGCCTAGtgtccgtgaggttgcgggtttgatctctggccttcttcagtggattaaggatccagcactgctgtgagctgt
The nucleotide sequence above comes from Phacochoerus africanus isolate WHEZ1 chromosome 2, ROS_Pafr_v1, whole genome shotgun sequence. Encoded proteins:
- the LOC125120610 gene encoding LOW QUALITY PROTEIN: serine/arginine repetitive matrix protein 3-like (The sequence of the model RefSeq protein was modified relative to this genomic sequence to represent the inferred CDS: inserted 1 base in 1 codon), whose protein sequence is MQPAKSGPYRAGPARPARPQRPLDPRQRGWAWAPTATAPPTRAPEERVSPTRYASPGPTCRERGSWTAXTGPRAGVEAAGARPRDPKCPRWGRAGRDAGGLPRASAARRGGRGDLALPSAPGRRRRRHFAFHSVSPPPHSAAGFPDVGISRRRLRGGRGLGASARPAVGSRRAAAGLPPSAAARPPACARASPRVAPALRSPGVSPRLMAFGSPPPKPTHLVQCLSQLSAFCGRTNVE